TATTTTAGTAAAAGTTACACTATCTGCTGGTATATAGGTAGTGATCTCATTTTCATGACGATGCTGGGATCGGTAAGCGGCTACCGCATAATAGTATTTACCATTATATTTAACAATTAATTTTACGCCACCAAGACGCGAAACCTGTACAATTTTATTCTTTTTAACAGTCTGCTTTTCTTGTGACGATATATTAGTTAACGGCGTTAAGATTTCAGTCATATCATCATTATCATCTTCATCGGAATAGAGAGGACTATTAGCTACTTTTATATCTTCAGTATCAAAATATACTGTAGCATCTTTTTTTAATTTAAAGGCCATAACTTCAGTAGCTGTATTTACTTTCTTTTCAAACTTTTTATAAGCGTCTCTATACTTTTTTGCGGTTTTATCGTTCTTCAAGTTATAAGGGGTCACATCTGCGGCATTAAATTCTACATTAGAATATAATCCATCCTTATCATCCTCGTCTATCTCAATATAATATTTTCCTTTATGATACCATTCTGTGTCATAAGATGAGTGGCCATCCAAAGATTTTAGATCGTACATTTGACCAGCTTTAAGTGTTTGATATGCTTTTCTTTTTCCGGTCGGATCCGTTTTAAATTTACCAGCTAACTTTATATCTTTTTTAGGAATAATAGCATCTGCATGTTTGTAATTATAATCTGCTGTATGGTTAACCACCTTTTTACTACTTTTTGTAGCTTTCTTTGTTTTCTTAGGAGTTACGGTTTTCTTTACCTTTTTTGCTTTTTTATGTTTTACAACTTTTTTCTTTGTACTCTTTTTCTTTGCAGCTTGAACAACGCTAGAAGTAGTGGAATTATTTACTACAGAACTTGCAACAGGTGCTACTGCTAATAAAGTAGCAGCAATAGCACTAATTTTAATGTTTTTATTCATTATCAATTTCTCCTCAAAATAATTTATGCATTCTTAGTGTAGCACCTCTATTGTTATTCAATTTATTATCTTCCAATGTGCAAAAAATAAATAACGTTAACAACGCAATTGGTGGAACTGGTAGGTGGAAATCAAAAAAGAGCGCTCATAAAATATGAGCGTTCTTTTTGTTGCTTATAGTCCGTTGATAAATAATTAACTACATTGGATATTTATAAACTAAAGGGAGCTTTTATGATGAATCAATGGATAGGAAACCGTATTAAAGAATTACGTGCACAAACAGGTTTAAGTCAAGAAAAATTTGCTATGAAAATCAATATGGATAGATCTTACTTTGCAGATGTAGAGCTAGGGAACAGAAATATATCTATAAATAACCTTGAGAAAATCATTAAAGGCTTTGATATTACATTCGAAGATTTTTTTAAAGGAGTATAATATGACCAAAGATTATGACAGAGTTGAACAAAATGTAGCTTTAAGCATAAATAAATTAAAAGGTTCCTCTCTTCCCAACAATTTACCTCAATGGTTAGTAAACCTTGGAGTTAGACCTGGTGCCATAATTTTAAAGGCAGAGGATATTGGGGCTTCAAGTCCCGACAATAAAACAGACATACTTGTTACTTTGAAAAACTCAGAACCATTAAAAATATCTGTAAAAAAACCTAATGCAGATTACTATGGTAATTGGTATGGTCACATTAAGATGGTCAATGTTTTTGGAAAACAAATTTTTGATAAGCTAACAGTAGCCATAACCCAATGGGCAAACAATATAAAAGATGACCCAACATGGGACAAAAAGCCTTTTGTTGGTGTAAGTGTTAATTTTGGTAAAAGATCTGGAAAAACTAAATTAGGTTTTAATGAAGTTTTTAGCAATGAAGATATTCTTACAATTGCTAAAGGTAAAGGAAATGGTACTAATACAGCTAACACATTACTTATTACTGACCATGGTGCAATTGATAGTGCTGATGAATTAATATCTTCCTTAGAAGAGCTAACGGTTAAAAATATTTTAAATGAAATTGGAGAATTTGATATTGCTGTTAGACCTATTAATCCCATGACAGAAGGAAGTAACAGAGGGAAGAATATTTATACTCGCTTTGTTCCTTACAAGAAGCTTGATGTCCCAACAACTATTACAACCATGTCAGAACTTACAAAATTAGGTACATATAAAACTGTTTCTCCTGTGCTAAGCCGACCTATGCTAACTCATAATTTTGTTCTTGATGATTTAGAAAAGAACTATAACATTATAATTCCACGTAAATCAAAATAAGAATAGTCTAGACAAATTATTAAAATAAAAAAGTTGATAATCTTGGTTTTATAAACTGAAGTACCTCACAATTGTTAGACATATGTCTAACAATTGTGAGGTACTTCAGACTTTGATACATCAACTTTTTTATTTTTATTCAGTCATTTCTGGGTGATCTACAAAGAATTTAGCAATTGGATACATAACTTTTCTAGATAATTCTACAGGAACTGCATTACCTATTTGTTTATACTTTTTATCTAAATATCCATTTTTACTTTTAGCCGTTTCTCCACCAGTAAATTTGAACCAATCTGGAAATGTTTGTATTCTAGATATTTCTTTAACACTTAATCTTCTATTTTTATCTCCCTGAAATTTCCATTTATCTTTACCAACCTTAATCATTGGTTCTCCACCAGGCCATAACGGAGCCTGACGACCTGAAGCTTGAATAGTAAATGACTGTTCATTCCATTTTTTCTTTCTATTACGTGACATATACATTGAAGAAAAGCTTCCTTCAAATACATCATCTGGATTTTCCGGTAAATCCCCAATAGCATCTTTTAAAGTTACATATGGGTTGGTCAACAAATTATCACCATTAGTTGGTTCTGGTAGTTTATATTCCCAATCGTATTTTTCTTTAACCTTCTTTATGTTTGTACCTATCAAAATTACCCTTTCACGTAATTGTGGTACACCATAATCTCTTGAATTAACTAAGAATGCTTTAACTTCATATCCAGCAGATGAAAAATCTTCTAGTAACTGTTTAAACACTTCACCTTTAGCCAAAGTTAGTAGCCCTTTAACATTTTCACCTACAAAGAATGCTGGTTGCGTTTCTAACAACGCTCTAATGTAATGTACATACAAAAAATTGCGAGGGTCATCTATTAATCTGGGTCCTGCTGCAGAAAATCCTGGACAAGGGAATCCTCCTGCCATAATTTGACATTCAGGAAAATGTGCAATTTTTCTAATATCTTTGTCATTTTTCACTACATCATCTGAAAACATTTCGGCATATGTTTCATTAGCCTCTTTAAAATTATCATTTGAATAAGATATATGAAAAATACTCTTTGTGCGATTTTCAAAATATAAATTTTTTGATTTTAAGATATTATTCGTATATTCTTTTCCTTCAGTTGCATCTAATCCTGCTAATTCTAACCCTAAATCTAATCCGCCAGCACCTGAAAATAAACTAACCATATTAGCTTTATTTTTTTTGTTCACTACTTTATTTAATAAGTCATCCTTTTCCTCATCGAATATTTTGTTTTGTTCTTCCTTAATTTTAGTTAAAAGTACTCTTTTTACCTCGTTTTTTGACAATTTTGAAGCAGATACAAATTTTTTACGCATACTATGACCTCCATTTGATTACTTACAAATAATAACCTAAATAGAAATAAAAGGCCAGTTTTTATTTAATTTACTTTAAAGTTCCTTGTGCCTTTATGGTATTATATTTATATAAACAAAAAAAGCTCGTATCAGATTGGAACCCTGGAAACGAACTTTGATGTGTTTTTCTATGTCTAAAAGTATTATACCAAAATACTACCAATTTTCAACATACTTAATCTCTACTTTGGTAGAATTATAATATTATTTAGTCTAGAATTTTAAACCTTCAGAGTTCGTAAGAGCACTGGAGGTATTTTTTATGTCTGACAAAAACAAAAGATACAGTGCGACGCAAATAAATGCGGAACTGTTTTGGAAATTTCCCAAATTTTTATTAGAAAATCAGAAGTATGAGAATCTATCTAATGACGCTCGCGTAGCTTATATGCTCATCAAAGATAGATATAGATACTCGCTCTCAAATCAATGGATAGACGCTAAAGGAGACGTGTACGTGATATTTACCATTGAACAACTAAGAGAGCTTCTTCATGTTGGAAAAAATAAGGCAATTTCCATCAAAAAAGATTTAATTAATCTTGATTTATTAGAAATTGAAAAACAAGGTTTTGATCCAAAGTCACAAAAAAATTTACCTGATAAATTTTATCTTTTACAGCCAGAATACGTTGCCGAGGATTTAATTTCACAAACTTCACAAGCGCAAAGCCTTGATATAAGCGGAGGTTTAAAAATCAAACCTCGGTCAAAAAATAAAGAAATCCCGTCAAATCAAGAAAGTAGTGATTGTGAAAATTGCAACAATCAAGCATCAACCTTAGAGCCAAACGGAGGTTTAAAAACTAAACCATATAAAGATAAGAATAATTCAGATACTATAAAAGATACTATGAAAGATACTCAAACTTGGGATTTTTCATCACAAAAATATCCCAAAGAATTGGTTAGAAAACAAAACGAAGATTTATTAAATCATTTAGATGAATTCTTGAATACAAATTCTTCAATGCCTATGTTCTTAAATAAAGAATCTTTAGACCTAATTAAGATGTGGTTCAGAACACCTCAAGAAGTATCTGAATGCATTAGCACCATTTTAAATGCTGCTAATGATAGTAGAGAGGAAGCTATAGAACAATTAGGAACTCATAAACTAAACTTTGAAGATTACGATGATGAGTTAAAAGAAAAAACCACTAATGCTCTTAGAAGATATTTCAATAAAATGCGAACAACGAAAAAAGGTGAAATTAAAAATCCCAAGAATTATTTATACATTTCAATGAAGAACTTGTTTGGTTACTGGCAAAATGAAATACTTATCAATAGAAAAGATGATAACAAAAATAGTTAACGTTAATTAACGTTAAAAAGGTGTTAATTATGGAAAATAAAATATTATCAAAGTCTAAAATAGCTGAAAAACTAGGCACTAATGCCATGAGGGTCTCTCGCTTTATTGATCGCAAAAAAATCACACCTGTTAAAAAATCAGGTAAAAGAGAGCTCTATAACTTAACAGATTTTAACGCGTTAAAATCTGAATTGAGTAATCCAAAATCCCAATCTGAGGCTCAAAATCATGGTTTTAGTAAAGATGATTATATTTTAACGTTAAAAAAACAGTTAGAAGCTCAGAAACAGCAATACGAGCAAGTGGTGGCTTCTAAGGATGAAACTATAGCTTCTTTAAAGGAAACGATTAAGACATCTGATAAGGCTTACGAAGATATGAAGGAACAGCTTGCTGTTAAAGATGGACAGATAGCTTCTTTAACTAAATTAACTACTAATGCACAGACGCTAAACCTGTTGGACAAGCCTAAACAGGATAAGGAAGAAACTAACAGTGAATCTAACGTTAAAAGTGAACGTGAAGACGTCGTTAAAGAAGAATATGAACATAAAGGATGGTTCAAGAGACATTTTAGAAAAAAATAAATTACCGAGGATAGAATATGAAAAATATTGAAAAGGTATTAACCAAACCAGAAGACGAATACCATGACTTTAAACAGCAGTGGTACTCTTCGAATGATAAAAGTGAATTTATAAAAGATATTTTTAGTTTTGTAAATACTGTACATCATGAAGATTGCTACTTAATAATTGGCGTTGATGATGACAGAAATATAGTAGGAGTTGAAGATGATGAAAATCGTCTTAATACTCAAAAAATTACGGATTATCTTCATCAATTACCTATTGCTAACTCTCAGGTACCTAAAGTAGTTGTTGAGACTTTAACCATTGAAAATCATGAAATAGATATTATTGTAATCAAAGATACATCAGATGTTCCTGTTTACCTCACTGAGGATAAACACCCAAAGGGATCAAGAAGACCAATTCACGCTGGACAAATTTTTGTACGAGAAAATGATACTAATACTCCTATTAATAAATCAGCTAGTGACTATCAGGTAGAACGACTATG
The Lactobacillus sp. PV012 DNA segment above includes these coding regions:
- a CDS encoding replication initiator protein A, which translates into the protein MSDKNKRYSATQINAELFWKFPKFLLENQKYENLSNDARVAYMLIKDRYRYSLSNQWIDAKGDVYVIFTIEQLRELLHVGKNKAISIKKDLINLDLLEIEKQGFDPKSQKNLPDKFYLLQPEYVAEDLISQTSQAQSLDISGGLKIKPRSKNKEIPSNQESSDCENCNNQASTLEPNGGLKTKPYKDKNNSDTIKDTMKDTQTWDFSSQKYPKELVRKQNEDLLNHLDEFLNTNSSMPMFLNKESLDLIKMWFRTPQEVSECISTILNAANDSREEAIEQLGTHKLNFEDYDDELKEKTTNALRRYFNKMRTTKKGEIKNPKNYLYISMKNLFGYWQNEILINRKDDNKNS
- a CDS encoding DNA cytosine methyltransferase, yielding MRKKFVSASKLSKNEVKRVLLTKIKEEQNKIFDEEKDDLLNKVVNKKNKANMVSLFSGAGGLDLGLELAGLDATEGKEYTNNILKSKNLYFENRTKSIFHISYSNDNFKEANETYAEMFSDDVVKNDKDIRKIAHFPECQIMAGGFPCPGFSAAGPRLIDDPRNFLYVHYIRALLETQPAFFVGENVKGLLTLAKGEVFKQLLEDFSSAGYEVKAFLVNSRDYGVPQLRERVILIGTNIKKVKEKYDWEYKLPEPTNGDNLLTNPYVTLKDAIGDLPENPDDVFEGSFSSMYMSRNRKKKWNEQSFTIQASGRQAPLWPGGEPMIKVGKDKWKFQGDKNRRLSVKEISRIQTFPDWFKFTGGETAKSKNGYLDKKYKQIGNAVPVELSRKVMYPIAKFFVDHPEMTE
- a CDS encoding helix-turn-helix domain-containing protein, with product MMNQWIGNRIKELRAQTGLSQEKFAMKINMDRSYFADVELGNRNISINNLEKIIKGFDITFEDFFKGV